From Synechococcus sp. UW69, the proteins below share one genomic window:
- the rimP gene encoding ribosome maturation factor RimP, with protein sequence MPHPLLPDLETLATDVAARKGFDLCGIQLLTHMSPMTLEVQIRHSSGADVSLDDCAGFSGMLGDALEASTLLTDAYVLEISSPGIGEQLSSDRDFQTFRGFPIEVHHRDKGETEQRLEGLLLERDADTLQINIRGRVKRIPRDCVIGVRLTSPSS encoded by the coding sequence TTGCCTCATCCTCTGCTTCCGGATCTCGAAACGCTGGCCACCGACGTGGCCGCCCGCAAAGGCTTTGACCTTTGCGGCATCCAGCTGCTTACTCATATGAGCCCGATGACCCTGGAAGTGCAGATCCGCCACAGCAGTGGAGCGGATGTGAGCCTCGACGACTGCGCGGGTTTCAGCGGAATGCTTGGGGATGCCCTTGAGGCCTCCACCCTGCTCACTGACGCGTATGTTCTGGAGATCAGCAGTCCCGGAATCGGCGAGCAGCTGTCCAGCGATCGCGATTTTCAAACCTTCCGCGGCTTTCCCATCGAGGTCCATCACCGCGACAAGGGCGAGACCGAGCAACGCCTTGAAGGCCTCTTGCTTGAACGCGACGCCGACACGCTGCAGATCAACATTCGCGGGCGAGTTAAACGAATTCCCCGCGATTGCGTGATCGGTGTCCGCCTCACCAGTCCAAGCAGCTGA
- the grrA gene encoding GrrA/OscA1 family cyclophane-containing rSAM-modified RiPP has product MKRSLIAFQALLASSAVLCQTAQASSSYSAPEQLNGQAKANSIEARIEAVRNTDWGSLLKDPEIEGELVAKSKWKNGKGKKFGNSRGKGKWGNGKSGNKWGNSRRTWGNGGYGGGWRNGGGGWKNGGGGFVNW; this is encoded by the coding sequence ATGAAGCGTTCTCTCATTGCCTTTCAAGCACTGCTGGCCTCCAGCGCCGTGCTGTGCCAAACCGCCCAAGCCAGCTCCAGCTACAGCGCGCCTGAGCAACTCAACGGTCAGGCCAAAGCCAACAGCATCGAAGCCCGAATCGAAGCGGTGCGGAACACCGACTGGGGCAGCCTGCTCAAGGATCCTGAAATCGAAGGTGAGCTTGTTGCCAAGAGCAAATGGAAAAACGGCAAGGGCAAAAAGTTCGGCAACAGCCGTGGAAAAGGCAAGTGGGGCAACGGAAAGAGCGGCAACAAGTGGGGCAATAGCCGCCGCACCTGGGGCAACGGTGGCTACGGCGGTGGCTGGCGCAACGGTGGCGGTGGCTGGAAGAACGGTGGCGGCGGATTCGTGAACTGGTGA
- the nusA gene encoding transcription termination factor NusA, producing MALVLLPGLTNLIDDISEEKKLPPQVVEAALREALLKGYERYRRTLYLGISEDPFDEEYFSNFDVGLDLEEEGYRVLASKIIVDEVESEDHQIAIAEVMQVADDAQVGDTVVLDVTPEKEDFGRMAAATTKQVLAQKLRDQQRRMIQEEFADLEDPVLTARVIRFERQSVIMAVSSGLGRPEVEAELPRRDQLPNDNYRANATFKVFLKEVSEVPRRGPQLFVSRSNAGLVVYLFENEVPEIQEGSVRIVAVAREANPPSRSVGPRTKVAVDSIEREVDPVGACIGARGSRIQQVVNELRGEKIDVIRWSQDPGQYIANSLSPARVDMVRLVDPMGQHAHVLVPPDQLSLAIGREGQNVRLAARLTGWKIDIKNSTEYDQEAEDAVVAELISQREEEEALQQQAEERLAAEQAARAEEDARLRELYPLPEDEEEYGEEQAEQEFTEEEPAAVEADTEIDAEPEADATEAEAEVDADADQEQVR from the coding sequence ATGGCTCTCGTTCTTCTTCCAGGTCTCACCAATCTGATCGACGACATCAGTGAAGAGAAGAAGCTGCCACCTCAGGTTGTGGAAGCAGCCCTGCGGGAGGCCCTACTGAAGGGCTATGAGCGCTACCGGCGCACCCTTTACCTCGGGATCAGCGAAGACCCCTTTGACGAGGAGTACTTCAGCAACTTCGACGTCGGCCTTGACCTGGAAGAGGAGGGATACCGGGTTCTCGCCAGCAAAATCATTGTTGATGAGGTGGAAAGCGAAGACCACCAGATCGCCATTGCCGAGGTGATGCAGGTGGCTGATGATGCCCAGGTGGGCGACACGGTGGTGCTGGATGTCACCCCGGAGAAGGAGGATTTCGGCCGGATGGCCGCCGCCACCACCAAACAGGTGCTGGCCCAGAAACTGCGGGATCAACAGCGCCGCATGATCCAGGAGGAGTTCGCCGATCTGGAGGATCCGGTGCTGACCGCACGGGTGATCCGCTTCGAGCGCCAGTCAGTGATCATGGCGGTCAGCTCAGGCCTGGGGCGTCCGGAAGTCGAGGCGGAACTCCCCCGTCGCGATCAGCTGCCCAACGACAACTACCGCGCCAACGCCACCTTCAAGGTGTTCCTCAAAGAGGTCAGCGAAGTTCCCCGGCGGGGACCACAGCTTTTCGTCAGCCGCTCCAATGCCGGTTTGGTGGTCTACCTATTTGAGAACGAAGTTCCCGAAATTCAGGAGGGATCCGTACGGATCGTGGCCGTGGCCCGCGAGGCCAATCCACCCTCCCGTTCGGTGGGACCCCGCACCAAGGTGGCCGTCGACAGTATCGAGCGTGAAGTCGATCCCGTTGGTGCCTGCATCGGAGCCCGCGGCTCCCGCATTCAGCAGGTGGTGAACGAACTGCGTGGCGAAAAAATCGACGTCATCCGCTGGTCTCAGGATCCAGGTCAGTACATCGCCAATTCCCTCAGCCCCGCCAGGGTGGACATGGTGCGCCTCGTTGATCCGATGGGGCAGCATGCCCACGTGCTGGTTCCCCCCGATCAGTTGAGCCTGGCCATCGGCCGTGAAGGCCAGAACGTGCGCCTGGCCGCCCGACTCACCGGCTGGAAGATCGACATCAAGAACTCCACGGAGTACGACCAGGAAGCTGAGGATGCCGTAGTGGCTGAGTTGATCTCCCAGCGCGAGGAAGAGGAGGCCCTCCAGCAACAAGCTGAGGAACGCCTGGCCGCCGAACAGGCTGCTCGGGCAGAAGAAGATGCACGCCTGCGGGAGCTGTACCCGCTGCCCGAGGACGAGGAGGAGTACGGCGAAGAGCAGGCCGAGCAGGAATTCACGGAAGAGGAGCCCGCCGCGGTTGAAGCCGACACTGAAATCGACGCTGAGCCAGAAGCTGATGCCACGGAGGCTGAGGCTGAGGTGGACGCCGATGCCGACCAGGAGCAGGTCCGGTGA
- a CDS encoding YlxR family protein has protein sequence MSERPVLRRCVACRQLLDRRQLWRVIRDHQDGVLLDAGMGRSAYLCPEENCLEEATRRKRLQKALRCQVPETVLAVLKQRLIQTPGESAEAD, from the coding sequence GTGAGTGAGCGCCCCGTCCTGCGTCGCTGCGTGGCCTGCCGCCAGCTCTTGGATCGCCGCCAACTCTGGAGGGTGATCCGCGACCATCAGGACGGAGTTCTCCTCGATGCAGGGATGGGCCGATCGGCCTATCTCTGTCCCGAGGAAAACTGCCTTGAGGAGGCAACCCGTCGCAAACGCCTACAGAAAGCCCTGCGTTGTCAGGTGCCCGAAACAGTGCTTGCGGTGTTGAAACAGCGGCTTATCCAGACCCCTGGTGAATCCGCTGAGGCAGACTGA
- the grrM gene encoding cyclophane-forming radical SAM/SPASM peptide maturase GrrM/OscB, with product MIVSSPNVRPDLNRFGPIGLVVVQSTSLCNLDCSYCYLPDRQKKRVFDLDLLPLLIQRILESPYAGPEFGLVWHAGEPLTLPTSWYDEATAILHRSLEQFNAQGLDFTQHVQTNATLINDAWCDCFRRNRIVVGISVDGPEDIHDAHRRFRNGRGSHAMAMKGIEALHRNDVPFHCISVVTADAMEQPERMYRFFRDNGITDVGFNVEEQEGIHTSSSMQGSVMEEKYRDFLRAFWRLSEQDGHPVVLREFEQVISLIQGNERMTQNELNRPFSILSVDSDGNFSTFDPELLSVASDRYGTFNLGNLRDLSLVESTKTDQFRRLLADMSSGVDTCHKGCEYFGLCGGGTGSNKFWEHGSLAASETNACRFGTQIPVQVLLERFEEGPPLTPITPN from the coding sequence GTGATTGTTTCTTCCCCAAATGTCAGGCCCGACCTCAACCGGTTCGGGCCCATCGGCCTCGTGGTTGTGCAGTCGACATCGCTGTGCAACCTCGATTGCTCCTATTGCTATCTGCCGGATCGGCAGAAGAAGCGGGTTTTCGACCTCGATCTACTGCCTCTGTTGATCCAGCGGATTCTGGAAAGCCCCTATGCCGGGCCGGAGTTCGGACTTGTATGGCATGCCGGGGAACCGCTCACCCTGCCCACCAGTTGGTACGACGAGGCAACGGCGATCCTGCATCGCAGCCTCGAGCAGTTCAACGCCCAGGGGCTGGACTTCACCCAGCACGTTCAGACCAACGCAACGTTGATCAACGATGCGTGGTGCGACTGCTTCCGGCGCAACCGCATCGTGGTGGGGATCAGTGTGGATGGCCCAGAGGACATCCACGACGCCCACCGGCGCTTCCGCAATGGACGTGGCTCCCACGCCATGGCGATGAAAGGGATTGAAGCCCTGCATCGCAACGATGTGCCCTTCCACTGCATCTCGGTGGTCACCGCTGATGCCATGGAGCAACCGGAGCGGATGTATCGCTTCTTCCGGGACAACGGCATCACCGATGTGGGCTTCAACGTTGAGGAACAGGAGGGCATTCACACCAGCTCCTCGATGCAAGGCTCAGTCATGGAGGAGAAATATCGCGACTTCCTCCGGGCTTTCTGGCGCCTTAGCGAGCAAGACGGTCATCCCGTCGTGCTGCGGGAATTCGAGCAGGTGATCAGCCTGATTCAAGGCAACGAACGGATGACCCAGAACGAGCTCAATCGCCCGTTCTCGATTCTCAGCGTTGATTCGGATGGAAATTTCTCCACTTTCGACCCCGAGCTGCTGTCGGTTGCCAGCGACCGCTACGGCACCTTCAACCTCGGCAACCTGCGTGATCTGTCGTTGGTGGAGTCCACCAAAACCGATCAGTTCCGTCGCCTCCTGGCTGACATGAGCAGCGGTGTCGACACCTGCCACAAGGGCTGCGAATACTTCGGGCTCTGTGGTGGGGGCACCGGCAGCAACAAGTTCTGGGAGCACGGCAGCCTGGCAGCCAGCGAAACCAATGCCTGTCGCTTCGGCACCCAGATTCCTGTTCAGGTATTGCTGGAGCGGTTCGAAGAGGGTCCTCCCCTGACTCCCATCACACCCAATTGA
- the grrP gene encoding extracellular substrate binding-like orphan protein GrrP has protein sequence MRAFLAPAAALLALAGPVALTPQASAESTTLKAVIFEEVKPLYQKTDTGYEGLGVDVLEQIRIQANRRNVTYRVASSVNDGIGAVITGKADIACGVAFTWGRSTQVTYSLPFGVGGTRLLMARDTSIDGTPDSLAGETIGVVKDTASAKVLKSVVPGATLKNFDTPKEALDAFYTGDVPILGGGTLWLAANSRIDKTALLPFRPYGRSGISCIVKQDNGKLLSSTNIALGQMMQAYMDGDAGTRRMINRWIGPGSDVGLSQETIRSLYGLILSITAEINTPATPGI, from the coding sequence ATGCGTGCATTTCTGGCTCCAGCGGCAGCGCTGCTTGCCCTGGCTGGTCCAGTTGCCCTGACTCCACAAGCCTCCGCGGAAAGCACAACGCTTAAGGCGGTGATTTTTGAGGAAGTCAAGCCGCTGTATCAAAAAACCGACACCGGCTACGAAGGCCTCGGGGTTGATGTTCTCGAACAGATCCGGATTCAGGCCAACCGCCGCAACGTGACTTACCGAGTCGCGTCTTCCGTCAATGACGGCATTGGTGCCGTCATCACCGGCAAGGCCGACATCGCCTGTGGTGTGGCCTTCACCTGGGGCCGCTCCACTCAGGTCACTTACAGCCTTCCCTTCGGCGTCGGTGGCACACGGCTGCTGATGGCCAGAGATACCAGCATCGATGGAACCCCTGACTCGTTGGCAGGAGAAACCATCGGCGTGGTCAAGGACACCGCCTCCGCCAAGGTTCTGAAGAGCGTGGTGCCCGGCGCCACACTGAAAAACTTCGACACCCCTAAGGAAGCGTTGGATGCCTTCTACACGGGTGACGTTCCGATCCTCGGTGGTGGAACCCTCTGGTTGGCCGCCAACAGCCGAATCGACAAAACGGCTCTACTGCCCTTCCGCCCCTACGGCCGCTCGGGCATCAGCTGCATCGTCAAGCAGGACAACGGCAAGCTGCTCTCGTCCACCAACATCGCGTTGGGACAAATGATGCAGGCCTACATGGATGGTGATGCCGGAACGCGCCGCATGATCAACCGTTGGATTGGTCCCGGCAGCGATGTGGGCCTGAGCCAGGAAACAATTCGGTCTCTTTACGGCCTGATCCTCAGCATCACAGCAGAAATCAACACCCCAGCGACACCGGGAATCTGA